From a single Leptidea sinapis chromosome 1, ilLepSina1.1, whole genome shotgun sequence genomic region:
- the LOC126968598 gene encoding uncharacterized protein LOC126968598, producing MLRHDDEEAGAYTLYLEHLGGLVPLLKGRRTSKIRPEFVIFDPQAEEGANVPAPATRESSSSSAGSSSSSSGGRGYSSPRTPRHNRAPPSPRDRSVPPHDDSCSSDTEREEAGCSGSPRLQRRRRARERRKARTSTDKEDMPNQLAYIDSLPEDVRLVEVTSNIWGTKFKMHGLAKNVPDNLGQVTYKTSLLHLQPRQMTLTITELRDDYPVRPDPNFNPNIFSEDEEDVFHPSDNNSPTHTNNNIRMKFNPNILSERINNTINIGNQCDTTNNNINNTNPSIARTNSYEEFPFIDTNELNNLTDNIYNSSPVRHTSQSSDRRINNTANVPNRHAISPLRCESSVPTLQSPKNAVAPTDIIFERPSPQAVTCGGRGDFCVGRTDYSVRSDNVSLKGNLSNNEHQSFNLNLSLEPSRQVTIKKCDNHVADNCLSKLRKNICNRGESSYDINTRILKSFCNKSFEHEVHPDAMSKKTDTLKNLQKSEDLKFIDEETPAESISNIIDKPREIRVQRTTTVVPISPVCANIPMYDTMTRSCSVGYLDLVDPQVLHAHVSLSALRGEPPRRLVLVNNKRQRRPKKYFKTDLKTAEVKTPLRKCGKSRSLDSSELSITADKVKKQSKTDLNKGEEINSSMGEDNSGTSAEESGKSVTVGRRSRRDYPVCTVCRLVSPYDRREVHADSYVCVACSTRITTSAPAQPQYTDSDTDYSKYYRSLEQLALRLLATRGNKKSSNNSIVRESSSAPASPRPARSAPRPAPASPAPTPRRHRYSSASPIRQLLNSPLLNRRRNKKPSESSDDEYPSGYSEINSKNYRDLESFQKAQLRNKLKRGGMNITCGTDKRSSRRQLVMHNKAPMWNENSQVYQLDFGGRVTQESAKNFQIEYHGKQVMQFGRIDGNAYTLDFQYPFSALQAFAVALANVTQRLK from the exons CTGAAG AGGGCGCCAACGTGCCTGCACCTGCAACTCGAGAATCAAGCAGCTCTAGTGCGGGTAGTTCGTCGAGTAGCAGCGGTGGGCGGGGCTACTCCTCCCCCCGCACTCCGCGCCACAACCGCGCACCCCCCTCTCCGCGAGACCGCTCCGTCCCGCCGCATGATGACTCGTGCTCCTCCGATACCGAGAGAGAAGAGG CAGGTTGCTCTGGATCGCCGCGGCTGCAGCGGAGACGACGTGCGAGAGAACGACGAAAAGCGCGCACTTCCACAGATAAGGAAGATATGCCCAATCAACTAGCATACATCGACTCATTACCAGAA GATGTTCGATTAGTGGAAGTAACATCTAATATTTGGGGAACGAAGTTTAAAATGCACGGGTTAGCCAAAAATGTTCCAGATAATCTTGGGCAAGTCACATACAAAACATCGTTGCTGCATTTGCAGCCAAGGCAAATGACATTAACCATCACAGAGCTTCGAGATGACTACCCGGTGCGCCCAGATCCAAATTTCAATCCGAACATATTTTCAGAAGACGAAGAAGACGTTTTTCATCCTAGTGACAATAATTCACCTACTCatactaacaataatattagaatgaagtttaatccaaatattttaagtgaaagaataaataatacaattaatataggAAATCAATGTGACAcaacaaacaataatataaataacacaaaTCCGTCAATAGCTAGAACTAATTCTTATGAAGAATTCCCGTTTATTGATactaatgaattaaataatttaacagataatatttataatagttcgCCGGTACGACACACATCACAGTCGAGTGATAGAAGAATAAATAACACTGCCAATGTACCTAACAGACATGCTATATCTCCTTTACGCTGTGAAAGTTCAGTACCAACTTTACAATCACCAAAGAACGCCGTCGCACCGACTGATATTATTTTCGAGAGGCCTTCTCCTCAAGCGGTTACTTGTGGTGGAAGAGGAGATTTTTGTGTTGGCAGAACAGATTACAGTGTCCGATCAGATAATGTATCTCTCAAAGGAAATCTGTCCAATAACGAACATCAAagctttaatttaaatcttagtCTAGAACCTAGCAGACaagtaacaataaaaaagtgtgATAATCATGTAGCGGATAATTGTCTTTcaaaattacgaaaaaatataTGCAATAGAGGAGAGTCTTCATACGATATAAACACGAGAATACTTAAATCTTTTTGTAACAAAAGCTTCGAACATGAAGTACATCCCGACGCGATGAGTAAAAAGACGGACACTTTAAAGAACTTACAGAAAAGCGAAGATCTTAAATTCATTGATGAAGAAACTCCAGCAGAAAGTATCagtaatataatagataaaccTAGGGAAATAAGAGTACAACGAACAACTACGGTGGTACCGATAAGCCCAGTCTGTGCTAATATTCCCATGTATGACACCATGACGCGTAGTTGCAGTGTTGGGTATTTAGATCTGGTTGATCCGCAAGTTCTTCACGCACATGTGAGCTTATCTGCACTCAGAGGGGAACCTCCTCGCAGGTTAGTGCTGGTCAACAATAAGCGTCAGCGGCgacctaaaaaatattttaaaacagatCTGAAAACCGCCGAAGTAAAGACACCACTGCGAAAGTGCGGAAAATCACGAAGTTTAGATTCCAGCGAGTTGTCTATAACAGCAGATAAGGTGAAGAAGCAATCAAagactgatttgaataaaggGGAAGAAATCAATTCGAGTATGGGTGAAGACAATAGTGGAACGAGTGCGGAGGAGAGTGGAAAGAGTGTTACAGTTGGAAGAAGATCTAGAAGAGATTATCCTGTTTGTACTGTGTGTCGGTTAGTGTCGCCATATGACAGGCGAGAGGTGCACGCGGATTCATATGTGTGCGTAGCCTGCAGCACGCGCATTACAACGTCGGCGCCGGCGCAGCCACAGTACACAGACAGCGACACCGACTACAGCAAGTATTATC GTTCCTTAGAACAGCTTGCATTACGTCTGTTGGCTACACGCGGGAACAAGAAAAGCAGCAATAACAGTATCGTACGAGAGAGTAGTTCTGCGCCGGCGTCACCCCGCCCCGCGCGCTCGGCTCCCCGCCCCGCGCCCGCGTCCCCCGCGCCTACTCCGCGCAGGCATCGATACTCCTCTGCGTCACCTATACg GCAGTTATTAAATTCACCGCTACTTAACCGAAGGAGAAACAAGAAACCGTCTGAGAGTTCTGATGACGAGTATCCGAGTGGTTACAGTGAGATTAACAGCAAGAACTACAGGGACTTGGAAAGCTTCCAAAAGGCGCAACTCAGAAACAAA TTAAAACGTGGTGGTATGAATATAACGTGTGGGACTGACAAACGAAGCTCGCGTCGTCAGCTCGTGATGCACAACAAAGCGCCGATGTGGAACGAGAACAGCCAGGTATACCAGCTGGACTTCGGTGGACGAGTCACCCAGGAGTCCGCGAAGAACTTCCAGATTGAGTACCACGGGAAACAG GTAATGCAGTTTGGTCGGATCGACGGCAACGCTTACACCCTGGACTTCCAGTACCCGTTCTCAGCGCTGCAAGCGTTTGCGGTCGCGCTCGCGAACGTCACGCAGAGGCTCAAATGA